In one window of Miscanthus floridulus cultivar M001 chromosome 12, ASM1932011v1, whole genome shotgun sequence DNA:
- the LOC136495243 gene encoding GPI-anchored protein LLG3-like has translation MGRPTGSAAILFCCIGVVVALLSSMVVVGSAAPEETTPKFISMGALECSDNIAKTTPSRKLGAVEGNGVCPVRFDHARGISAVAGNCRDRPVPSAERCCGALKTFACPYSELINDNDHNGCASDMFYQIIVRGRLRPGLFSQLCVEGPLGLQC, from the exons ATGGGTCGTCCCACCGGCTCTGCCGCCATCCTCTTCTGCTGCATCGGCGTCGTCGTCGCATTGTTGTCGTCCATGGTCGTCGTCGGGTCCGCCGCCCCGGAGGAAACAACCCCCAAGTTTATCTCAA TGGGCGCTCTTGAGTGCTCCGATAACATAGCGAAGACAACGCCATCGCGCAAGCTGGGCGCGGTTGAAGGCAACG GGGTGTGTCCCGTGCGGTTCGACCACGCGCGCGGGATCAGCGCGGTGGCCGGCAACTGCAGGGACCGGCCGGTGCCGTCGGCGGAGCGGTGCTGCGGGGCGTTGAAGACCTTCGCGTGCCCCTACAGCGAGCTCATCAACGACAACGACCACAACGGGTGCGCCAGCGACATGTTCTACCAGATCATCGTCCGCGGCAGGCTGCGGCCGGGCCTCTTCTCGCAGCTGTGCGTCGAAGGCCCGCTGGGCCTCCAGTGCTGA